A window of the Emys orbicularis isolate rEmyOrb1 chromosome 1, rEmyOrb1.hap1, whole genome shotgun sequence genome harbors these coding sequences:
- the KCNE3 gene encoding potassium voltage-gated channel subfamily E member 3: MGDAVKFPGSCKDMEVGNLTEMWYQSLQSMLKALNQTLHGAILCPPDQATGRTNGSHIKLASKDDYSYMYILFVMILFAATVGSLILGYTKSRKVDKRSDPYHVYIKNRVSMI, translated from the exons ATGGGAGACGCTGT AAAGTTTCCTGGGAGTTGCAAGGACATGGAGGTGGGGAACCTGACGGAGATGTGGTACCAAAGCCTGCAGTCAATGCTGAAGGCCCTGAACCAAACACTTCATGGTGCCATCCTGTGCCCACCAGACCAGGCCACGGGGCGGACAAATGGCAGTCACATCAAGCTAGCCAGCAAGGACGACTATTCCTACATGTACATCTTGTTCGTGATGATCCTGTTTGCTGCCACGGTGGGGAGTTTGATTCTGGGCTACACCAAGTCCAGGAAGGTGGACAAGCGGAGCGACCCCTACCACGTGTACATTAAGAACAGGGTGTCTATGATCTGA